One stretch of Ficedula albicollis isolate OC2 chromosome 7, FicAlb1.5, whole genome shotgun sequence DNA includes these proteins:
- the GYPC gene encoding glycophorin-C: MHLSGLFPLGVIAAVVFVLICLLVVMVRYMYRHKGTYHTNEAKGTEFAESADAALKNDPALQEAVDESKKEYFI, from the coding sequence ATGCATTTAAGTGGTCTCTTTCCCCTAGGAGTGATTGCTGCCGTGGTGTTCGTGCTCATTTGCCTGCTGGTGGTGATGGTCAGGTACATGTACAGGCACAAGGGCACCTACCACACCAACGAGGCCAAAGGAACGGAGTTCGCCGAAAGCGCGGATGCCGCTTTGAAAAATGACCCCGCTCTCCAGGAAGCTGTGGATGAGAGCAAAAAGGAGTATTTCATCTGA